A single genomic interval of Lathyrus oleraceus cultivar Zhongwan6 chromosome 7, CAAS_Psat_ZW6_1.0, whole genome shotgun sequence harbors:
- the LOC127106953 gene encoding protein VASCULATURE COMPLEXITY AND CONNECTIVITY produces MARVAGIFVCLLIVIMDVAAGILGLEAEIAQNKVKHLNLWIFECRKTSHDAYMLGLSAAVLLGLSHVIANLLGRCNCGCSRQESQKASFNRQLSVACLILTWLVVAVGLSMLVIGFMSNNRTHSSCGFSHHHFLSIGGILCFVHGLLCVIYYISATSFVD; encoded by the exons ATGGCTAGAGTAGCTGGCATATTTGTTTGTCTCCTAATTGTAATCATGGATGTAGCAGCTGGGATTCTTGGTTTGGAGGCTGAAATTGCACAAAACAAG GTTAAGCATTTGAACTTGTGGATATTTGAGTGCAGAAAGACAAGCCATGATGCCTACATGTTAGGATTGAGTGCAGCGGTGCTTTTGGGACTATCTCATGTTATAGCCAATTTGTTAGGTCGTTGTAATTGTGGTTGTTCTCGACAAGAATCTCAGAAAGCTTCCTTCAATAGGCAACTCTCTGTGGCTTGCCTTATTCTAACCTG GTTGGTGGTGGCTGTTGGATTGTCCATGTTAGTGATAGGGTTTATGTCAAATAACAGGACACATAGTTCTTGTGGTTTCTCACACCATCACTTTCTGTCCATTGGTGGGATTTTATGTTTTGTTCATGGTTTATTATGTGTTATATATTACATTTCTGCCACTTCCTTCGTGGATTAG
- the LOC127107279 gene encoding formin-like protein 3, producing MELTRTGCAVIYVILLCALAHGSSEGKEDDLYTDAPVSSPFLNIHGKQAKNVWKHCRKELTEKNNDVKGINLHPLEGSSDIHKKKKVLDCIRTSATPPAPISKSRASSRFLLTKHSRSTLALKIDYHHLHHNLLLHHHHHHHHHRHRTNSIAETPLDHISPLSPLSPRSSANSPSPEHSLVAPIRLSTPTISSTPSPTPVPVPNPSTTPVPVPSTTPVPVPSTGIPYLPLPPDNLAPLPPSPRQYAPPSHIASVPITSPPSFKHDEEKKKAIILAASVSGIVVLIGLSLCYREAKTGKVEREDNHLLILTSNDYSGGPQMIVRLGDTNTEETGVIINKGKSSSSGRKWSMKGRDDNNITLAETSTSEDVGQVTSTSSRIPAPPPPGPPPPPPPQPPVLAPRPPPPPKSSHPPPAPPPKPMAGKNIGIPLGPLKQGSSTEGDAPKPKLKPFFWDKVNAKPDQSMVWHEINAGSFVFNEEMMESLFGCANQNKNDRRKDSPSVDTSVHYIQIIDPKKAQNLSILLRALNVTTEEVVDALNEGNEIPVELIQTMLKMAPTQEEELKLRLFSGELSQLGPAERFLKVLVDIPFAFKRLEALMFMLILREESSSIKDSFATLEVACDKLRKSRLFLKLLEAVLKTGNRMNDGTYRGGAQAFRLDTLLKLSDVKGTDGKTTLLHFVVQEIIRSEGIRAVRTERASRSLSSVATADADYENEESEEHYRSLGLQVVSSLNNELEDVRKAALIDGDALSNAVSKIGQSLVKSRDFLNTDLKNLEEESEFQICLERFMDHAKGEVTLLVEEEKRIMGLVKSTADYFHGNSGKDEGLRLFLIVRDFLIILDKVCKEVKEATLKSLKASNKKETPSPAVSVPSSPDARQRSQLPQGQSSDVHRRLFPAIAGRRVDYSSSDDDEDGN from the exons ATGGAATTGACAAGAACCGGTTGTGCGGTTATTTATGTCATTCTCCTTTGTGCTTTGGCTCATGGGAGTTCAGAGGGGAAAGAAGATGACCTATATACAGATGCTCCTGTTTCCTCACCTTTCCTCAATATTCATGGAAAACAG GCGAAGAATGTGTGGAAACATTGCAGGAAAGAATTGACAGAGAAGAACAATGATGTTAAAGGCATCAACTTGCATCCATTGGAAGGAAGCAGTGACATCCATAAGAAAAAAAAAGTTTTGGATTGCATAAGAACAAGTGCTACTCCTCCAGCACCTATTTCTAAATCAAGAGCGTCTTCAAGATTCTTGCTAACAAAACATTCTAGATCAACCTTGGCTTTAAAAATCGAttatcatcatcttcatcataatcttcttcttcatcatcatcatcatcatcatcatcatcgtcatcgAACAAATTCAATCGCAGAAACACCACTTGATCATATATCACCATTGTCACCATTGTCACCAAGGTCTAGTGCTAATAGTCCATCCCCCGAGCATTCATTGGTAGCGCCAATTCGTCTTTCAACACCAACAATTTCTTCAACACCGTCACCTACTCCTGTTCCTGTTCCTAATCCTAGTACTACTCCTGTTCCTGTTCCTAGTACTACTCCTGTTCCTGTTCCTAGTACTGGAATCCCGTATTTACCACTCCCTCCAGATAATTTGGCACCGTTACCACCGTCTCCGAGACAATATGCTCCTCCATCTCATATAGCAAGTGTTCCGATAACTTCGCCGCCTTCATTTAAACATGATGAGGAAAAGAAAAAAGCAATTATTTTAGCTGCATCTGTATCAGGAATCGTAGTCTTGATAGGATTGTCGCTGTGCTATCGCGAGGCCAAAACCGGTAAAGTGGAGAGAGAGGACAACCATTTGCTCATATTAACCTCAAATGATTATTCTGGAG GTCCCCAGATGATTGTTCGTTTAGGAGATACTAATACAGAAGAAACTGGTGTTATTATTAACAAAGGAAAGAGTTCATCTAGTGGAAGAAAGTGGTCCATGAAGGGCCGAGATGATAACAATATCACACTGGCTGAAACATCAACGTCAGAAGATGTGGGACAAGTAACATCAACTTCTTCTAGAATACCAGCCCCTCCGCCTCCTGGCCCACCGCCACCTCCTCCTCCACAGCCACCCGTGCTTGCTCCTCGTCCTCCACCGCCTCCAAAATCCAGCCATCCACCACCTGCTCCTCCCCCCAAACCAATGGCTGGTAAAAACATAGGTATACCTCTTGGACCGCTAAAACAAGGAAGTTCTACTGAAGGTGATGCTCCAAAGCCTAAACTAAAGCCGTTCTTTTGGGACAAGGTTAATGCAAAACCTGATCAATCAATGGTGTGGCATGAGATCAATGCAGGGTCATTTGT GTTCAATGAAGAAATGATGGAGTCTTTATTTGGTTGCGCCAACCAGAATAAAAATGATCGTAGAAAAGATTCACCTTCTGTAGATACTTCAGTACATTATATTCAGATTATTGACCCTAAGAAAGCACAGAATTTATCAATTCTGTTACGTGCTCTGAATGTTACAACAGAAGAAGTCGTCGATGCACTAAACGAAG GTAACGAGATTCCTGTGGAGCTCATCCAAACAATGTTGAAAATGGCACCTACACAAGAAGAGGAACTGAAACTTAGGTTATTCTCTGGAGAACTATCTCAACTAGGTCCAGCTGAGAGGTTTCTAAAAGTACTGGTTGACATTCCATTTGCTTTCAAACGTCTCGAAGCTCTCATGTTCATGTTGATTCTTCGAGAAGAGTCCTCAAGCATCAAGGATTCCTTTGCAACACTAGAG GTTGCTTGCGATAAACTGAGAAAAAGCAGGTTATTCTTAAAACTACTAGAAGCAGTACTCAAAACGGGAAACCGAATGAACGATGGTACATATCGCGGTGGAGCTCAAGCATTTAGGCTCGACACACTTTTAAAACTCTCGGACGTAAAAGGGACAGATGGAAAAACAACACTATTACACTTTGTGGTTCAAGAAATTATACGTTCGGAAGGAATAAGAGCAGTAAGAACGGAAAGAGCAAGCAGAAGCCTTTCAAGCGTAGCAACGGCGGATGCAGATTACGAAAACGAAGAATCAGAAGAGCACTATCGTAGCCTTGGACTTCAAGTAGTTTCAAGCTTGAACAATGAACTTGAAGATGTTAGAAAAGCAGCACTAATAGACGGTGATGCATTGAGTAACGCGGTTTCGAAAATCGGTCAATCGTTGGTTAAGAGCCGGGACTTTTTGAACACTGATCTTAAGAATTTGGAAGAAGAGAGTGAGTTTCAAATCTGTTTAGAGAGGTTTATGGATCATGCGAAAGGAGAGGTGACGTTGCTTGTTGAAGAAGAGAAGAGGATAATGGGGTTGGTTAAGAGTACAGCAGATTACTTTCATGGGAATTCAGGGAAAGATGAAGGGCTGCGTTTGTTTTTGATCGTGCGCGATTTTTTGATAATATTGGATAAGGTTTGCAAGGAAGTGAAAGAAGCTACATTGAAGTCTTTGAAGGCTTCCAATAAGAAAGAGACTCCGTCACCGGCAGTGTCAGTTCCGTCTTCTCCGGATGCACGCCAACGGTCTCAGTTGCCGCAGGGGCAGTCTTCTGATGTACATAGGCGATTGTTTCCGGCTATTGCAGGGCGAAGAGTGGATTATTCTAGCTCAGATGACGACGAAGATGGTAATTAG
- the LOC127106952 gene encoding protein VASCULATURE COMPLEXITY AND CONNECTIVITY: MARVGGIFVCLLIVIMDVAAGILGFEAETAQNKVKHLKVWIFECREPSHDAFMLGLGAAVLLGLSHVIANLLGGCNCVCSQQEFEKASSNKQLSVICLILTWVAAAAGLSMLVIGSMSNNRADGSCGLSHHHFLSIGGISCFVHGLFCVIYYISATASTD, encoded by the exons ATGGCTAGAGTAGGAGGCATTTTTGTTTGTCTCCTCATTGTTATCATGGATGTAGCAGCTGGGATTCTTGGCTTCGAAGCTGAAACAGCACAAAACAAG GTTAAGCATTTGAAGGTGTGGATATTTGAATGTAGAGAGCCAAGTCATGATGCTTTCATGCTGGGGTTGGGTGCAGCAGTGCTTTTGGGACTTTCTCATGTTATAGCCAACTTGTTAGGTGGCTGTAATTGTGTTTGTTCTCAACAAGAATTTGAGAAAGCTTCCTCCAATAAGCAACTCTCTGTCATTTGCCTTATTTTAACCTG GGTGGCGGCGGCAGCTGGATTATCAATGTTGGTGATAGGGTCCATGTCAAACAACAGGGCAGATGGTTCTTGTGGTTTGTCACACCATCACTTTCTGTCCATTGGGGGGATATCCTGTTTTGTCCATGGTTTATTCTGTGTTATATATTACATTTCTGCAACTGCCTCTACGGATTAG